From a region of the Bacteroidota bacterium genome:
- the hemL gene encoding glutamate-1-semialdehyde 2,1-aminomutase: MKRDRSNALYEKAKSYFPGGVNSPVRAFRSVGGTPLFIKRGKGSHIWDADGNEFIDYCCSWGPLILGHANPKVVNAIKHTVENGSSFGAPTELENELAELILSNNKYIEKLRFVSSGTEAVMSAIRLARGFTRRNKILKFEGCYHGHSDSLLVKAGSGLVTFGNTSSAGVPKSFVDETIVVSLNNKAAVEEAFAKFKNEIACIIIEPIPANNGLLLQDKEYLQFLREICTVNKSLLVFDEVISGFRIGFTGAAGYYNIQPDIITYGKIIGGGLPVGAYGASAEIMSNISPDGDVYQAGTLSGNPVAMAAGLAQLKECLKPGFYKDLEMKVVFLFDQIKQNLKPGSFNLQLFSIGSIFWIAFTDKQKIQAAEQIDPDSMKHFKLLHRELLELGVYLGPSGYEVGFVSEAHSEVDLMKTAYAFIEALNKITRIYQ, encoded by the coding sequence ATGAAGAGAGACAGATCAAATGCCTTGTATGAAAAGGCCAAATCGTATTTTCCTGGCGGAGTCAATAGCCCGGTGCGGGCATTTCGTTCGGTTGGCGGAACTCCTCTTTTTATCAAGCGGGGAAAGGGCTCGCACATTTGGGATGCCGATGGGAATGAGTTCATTGATTATTGCTGTTCCTGGGGTCCATTGATATTGGGGCACGCTAACCCAAAAGTTGTGAATGCAATTAAGCATACCGTTGAGAATGGCAGCTCATTCGGGGCGCCGACGGAGTTGGAAAACGAGTTGGCAGAATTAATATTAAGTAACAATAAGTACATAGAAAAACTGCGTTTTGTAAGTTCCGGGACAGAGGCTGTGATGAGTGCAATCCGTTTGGCACGCGGATTCACAAGGCGCAATAAAATTTTAAAATTTGAAGGATGTTACCATGGACACAGTGATTCCCTCTTGGTAAAAGCAGGCTCCGGTCTGGTTACTTTTGGAAATACCTCATCGGCTGGCGTGCCTAAAAGTTTTGTGGATGAAACCATTGTTGTTTCATTGAATAATAAAGCAGCGGTTGAAGAGGCCTTTGCCAAATTTAAAAATGAAATAGCCTGTATCATCATTGAACCCATACCGGCTAATAATGGCTTGTTGCTGCAGGATAAAGAGTATCTGCAATTTCTGCGCGAAATATGTACTGTTAATAAATCGCTTCTTGTTTTTGATGAAGTGATAAGCGGCTTTCGTATTGGCTTTACAGGTGCTGCCGGTTATTATAACATACAGCCGGATATTATTACTTACGGGAAAATTATTGGAGGCGGCTTGCCTGTTGGTGCTTATGGAGCAAGTGCTGAGATCATGAGCAATATATCGCCTGATGGCGATGTGTACCAGGCCGGTACTCTTAGTGGAAATCCCGTTGCCATGGCGGCAGGGCTGGCGCAGCTGAAGGAATGTTTAAAGCCCGGCTTCTATAAGGACCTCGAAATGAAAGTTGTTTTTTTGTTTGATCAGATAAAGCAAAACCTGAAACCCGGAAGTTTTAATCTTCAACTTTTTTCCATTGGATCGATCTTTTGGATTGCATTTACGGATAAGCAAAAAATTCAGGCTGCTGAACAGATCGATCCCGATAGTATGAAGCATTTCAAATTGCTGCATCGCGAACTGCTCGAACTAGGTGTATACCTGGGGCCGTCAGGATATGAAGTGGGATTTGTTTCAGAGGCGCATAGCGAGGTCGACCTGATGAAAACCGCTTATGCTTTTATCGAAGCATTAAATAAAATTACAAGAATATATCAGTAA
- a CDS encoding UbiA family prenyltransferase — MTALRQFGNFLLFGNLFVSLCAGALTAQTYLLFHIRPNLAYIAFIFFATLCLYNLQRVVLSPAYGQTIPSIRHHWIINHRKTLISLFSLGGAGLLICIFLTGTTFLYIMTPLAIVSVLYFLPGVRLRKIPAVKALMVAFVWATVSLYIPLQLNGEGQLNKELLIIFPERLLFLLSLCIVFNIRDIEHDKLSAVRTIPSLYGIQAGKTVAIVCLLLSLPLSVILYQHSIYSMSNMLAIIISAIITTALILNCRKKSSEYFYLLGIDGMMLLQPLLIYSCNFI, encoded by the coding sequence TTGACTGCTCTACGACAATTTGGCAATTTTCTATTATTTGGTAACCTCTTTGTATCATTGTGTGCAGGAGCACTAACTGCCCAAACTTATTTATTATTTCACATCAGACCAAACCTCGCCTATATTGCTTTTATTTTTTTTGCAACGCTTTGTCTTTATAACCTTCAGCGGGTTGTTTTATCGCCCGCCTATGGTCAAACAATACCTTCGATAAGACATCATTGGATCATCAATCACCGAAAAACACTGATCTCACTTTTTAGTTTGGGAGGAGCCGGACTATTAATTTGTATCTTCCTCACAGGAACAACATTTTTATACATTATGACTCCCCTTGCTATTGTATCAGTACTGTATTTTTTGCCGGGAGTACGGTTGCGCAAGATCCCGGCCGTAAAAGCATTAATGGTTGCGTTTGTATGGGCTACCGTTAGTTTGTATATACCCTTACAGCTCAATGGAGAAGGTCAGTTAAATAAGGAGTTGCTGATTATATTCCCGGAGCGGCTGTTGTTTCTCTTGTCGCTTTGCATTGTTTTTAACATCCGGGACATTGAGCACGACAAGCTTTCGGCAGTGCGCACCATTCCATCTTTATACGGCATCCAGGCAGGAAAAACAGTGGCAATTGTATGCCTTCTGCTCTCATTACCCCTATCTGTTATCCTGTACCAACATAGTATTTACAGCATGTCAAATATGCTGGCAATTATTATATCAGCAATAATAACCACTGCACTTATTTTAAATTGCAGGAAAAAAAGCAGTGAATACTTTTATTTATTGGGGATCGACGGGATGATGCTTTTACAACCCTTACTGATATATTCTTGTAATTTTATTTAA
- the gcvP gene encoding aminomethyl-transferring glycine dehydrogenase encodes MVKDTFVNRHNGPRTNEVEKMLHKIGVNSVDELISQTIPDGIRLSKSLNINSAATEYQYLKDLKKIASKNKAYRSYIGLGYYGTIIPAVTQRNVLENPGWYTAYTPYQAEISQGRLEALINFQTMVIDLTGLPIANASLLDEATAGAEAMTMLFNNRSRESQKREANVFFVSNDVYPQTIDVLKTRAIPLGIKIETGDWKTFQFSEKIYGALIQYPNIDGAVNNYADFVKRAKAGDAMVAVATDLLALTLLTPPGEWGADVVFGNSQRFGVPMGYGGPHAAFFATKEEYKRLLPGRIIGVSVDAEGNPAFRMALQTREQHIRRDKATSNICTAQALLAIMASMYAVYHGPEGLKGIAEQVHFSVAALANELKVLGCTIENELFFDTIKVKLPVGTSVKQVEVIALKKEINFRYINENTVGIALDQTVGIDDLNDIISVFAETLGKTSNGITEQHLASHASHLTSSFAKRTSPFLAHPIFNLYHSESEMMRYIKRLENKDLSLTHSMIALGSCTMKLNAASELCPITWPEFANIHPFAPVEQTKGYQQIFKELNKDLSKITGFAAMSFQPNSGAQGEYAGLMVIRAYHISRGHGHRNIALIPSSAHGTNPASAAMAGMHIVVVKCDDLGNIDLADLKEKAELHKDNLSCFMVTYPSTHGVYEESIKKITKIIHDNGGQVYMDGANMNAQVGLTSPGNIGADVCHLNLHKTFAIPHGGGGPGMGPIGVAKHLVPFLPSHAVIKTGGEQGISAVSAAPWGSALILLISYGYIKMLGAEGVTEATKTAILNANYMKEVLKEYYPILYVGKNNRVAHEMILDCKEFKRTTGIEVGDIAKRLMDFGFHAPTVAFPVHDTLMIEPTESESMAELDRFCEAMVTIRKEIQEIAEGKADPQDNVIKNAPHTAKAAISNDWNHNYSREKAVYPLKWVRDNKFWPSVARIDNAHGDRNLVCSCPPIEQYIEELV; translated from the coding sequence ATGGTTAAAGACACATTTGTAAACCGTCACAACGGTCCGCGTACGAACGAAGTAGAAAAGATGCTCCATAAGATCGGGGTAAATTCTGTTGATGAACTGATCAGCCAGACAATTCCCGACGGTATAAGGTTGAGCAAGTCCCTTAATATCAACTCAGCTGCGACGGAGTATCAATATTTAAAGGATCTTAAAAAGATCGCTTCAAAAAATAAGGCATATCGTTCATATATCGGTTTGGGCTATTACGGAACGATCATTCCGGCCGTAACTCAGCGTAATGTTCTCGAGAATCCGGGATGGTACACCGCTTACACGCCTTACCAGGCAGAAATATCACAAGGTCGCCTGGAAGCGCTCATCAATTTTCAAACGATGGTCATTGATCTTACCGGGCTGCCAATTGCAAATGCTTCATTATTGGATGAAGCCACCGCGGGTGCCGAAGCAATGACAATGTTATTCAATAATCGTTCCCGCGAATCGCAGAAGAGAGAAGCGAATGTATTCTTCGTCTCAAATGATGTGTATCCGCAAACCATTGATGTTCTTAAAACACGTGCAATTCCACTCGGAATAAAAATTGAAACGGGCGATTGGAAAACATTTCAATTCAGTGAAAAAATTTATGGCGCATTAATACAATATCCAAATATTGATGGTGCTGTTAATAATTATGCAGATTTTGTAAAACGTGCAAAAGCAGGCGATGCTATGGTTGCTGTTGCTACCGATCTGCTTGCCCTGACATTGTTAACTCCTCCCGGTGAATGGGGCGCCGATGTTGTATTCGGTAACTCTCAGCGTTTTGGCGTTCCGATGGGTTACGGGGGGCCGCATGCCGCTTTTTTTGCTACCAAAGAAGAATACAAGCGACTGCTGCCGGGGCGTATCATAGGTGTTTCAGTTGATGCGGAAGGGAACCCGGCGTTTCGTATGGCTCTTCAAACACGTGAGCAGCACATAAGGAGAGATAAAGCCACTTCAAATATATGTACCGCGCAGGCTTTGTTGGCTATAATGGCCAGTATGTACGCCGTATATCATGGCCCGGAAGGATTAAAAGGAATTGCGGAACAGGTACATTTTTCCGTGGCGGCGTTGGCAAATGAATTAAAAGTTTTGGGTTGTACCATTGAGAATGAACTATTTTTCGATACGATCAAAGTGAAATTACCTGTCGGAACTTCTGTTAAACAGGTGGAGGTCATTGCCCTGAAAAAGGAGATCAACTTCCGTTATATAAATGAAAATACCGTTGGTATTGCCCTGGATCAGACAGTTGGTATTGACGACCTGAATGATATTATTTCTGTGTTTGCAGAAACACTGGGCAAAACATCAAATGGAATTACTGAACAGCACCTCGCATCTCATGCTTCACATCTCACCTCTTCTTTTGCAAAGCGTACGTCCCCATTCTTAGCTCACCCGATATTTAATTTATATCATTCGGAAAGTGAAATGATGCGCTACATCAAGCGTTTGGAGAACAAAGATTTGTCATTGACACATTCAATGATAGCGCTTGGTTCCTGCACCATGAAGCTGAATGCTGCATCGGAACTTTGCCCGATCACATGGCCGGAGTTCGCGAATATTCACCCTTTTGCACCTGTTGAGCAAACAAAAGGATACCAGCAAATATTCAAAGAACTCAATAAGGATCTTTCAAAAATAACAGGATTCGCGGCCATGAGCTTTCAACCTAATTCGGGCGCACAGGGTGAATATGCGGGGTTGATGGTAATTCGCGCATATCACATTTCACGGGGCCACGGACACAGGAACATTGCCCTTATCCCATCTTCTGCGCATGGTACAAATCCCGCGAGTGCTGCTATGGCAGGGATGCATATTGTAGTAGTGAAATGCGATGATCTCGGGAATATTGATTTGGCAGATCTGAAGGAAAAGGCCGAATTGCATAAGGACAATCTTTCCTGTTTCATGGTTACCTATCCGTCCACACATGGTGTTTATGAAGAGAGTATAAAAAAGATCACCAAAATTATTCACGATAATGGCGGGCAGGTTTACATGGATGGCGCGAATATGAATGCACAGGTGGGATTGACCAGCCCGGGCAATATTGGCGCAGATGTGTGCCACCTTAACTTACATAAAACATTTGCTATCCCGCACGGCGGTGGAGGTCCGGGGATGGGGCCAATTGGGGTTGCAAAACATTTGGTTCCGTTTCTTCCTTCGCATGCGGTGATCAAAACGGGCGGAGAGCAGGGTATCTCAGCTGTTTCGGCGGCCCCATGGGGTAGTGCGCTCATATTGCTTATATCTTATGGATACATTAAAATGCTGGGTGCGGAAGGTGTAACTGAGGCTACCAAAACGGCCATACTGAACGCGAATTACATGAAAGAAGTATTAAAAGAATATTACCCTATTTTATATGTTGGAAAAAATAATCGTGTTGCGCACGAGATGATACTTGATTGTAAAGAGTTTAAGCGTACCACGGGTATAGAGGTGGGCGATATTGCAAAGCGCCTGATGGACTTTGGCTTTCATGCACCAACAGTTGCTTTTCCCGTACATGATACATTAATGATCGAACCGACAGAAAGTGAATCAATGGCTGAATTAGACCGGTTTTGTGAAGCAATGGTAACTATTAGAAAGGAAATACAGGAAATTGCTGAAGGCAAAGCCGATCCACAGGATAATGTGATCAAAAATGCTCCGCATACCGCAAAGGCGGCAATTAGCAATGACTGGAATCATAACTATTCACGTGAAAAGGCTGTTTATCCATTAAAATGGGTAAGAGACAATAAGTTTTGGCCTTCAGTTGCCCGTATTGACAATGCGCATGGCGACAGAAATTTGGTTTGTTCTTGTCCGCCAATCGAACAATATATAGAAGAATTAGTTTGA
- a CDS encoding T9SS type A sorting domain-containing protein: MKKITFCTLMFAGVALFAQHAQQDNTVSPAKNGLELVDWKPSGRANKINNNSIRSGVFHYQLVWAAAKEWWNINVDNATASNFAVYRNVVFMDSTAVTSSSTGNDNPFNMRAGVVVDPKSPYYDSTFTGPFLTASDAYQVDTVLIDGNYQRRVSVDDTMIVELSWGDTANYTTWTQVYNSGKNQYWVCPKLNSSASHGNVSHLTAAAGNRVIVKRVMTAADTITVGNPFAGAIVVVMPNGGVKIPAGNPVAVTYTFVPGSYTIGDVVFQYSNPTTPATKNGFGGYLAGQKDYNGTNGLSYYYDRDLSGNPAKTKNSSMDYYTNGRYGKYTGGQAFANSCMYPGADFCWYIETIISNQVVGIDEHKSNNLRVGQNIPNPFNDNTYIGYELIESANVTLEVFDITGKKVQAINEGKKFAGNYNIQFNGSNLQAGVYFYTLTAGETRVTKRMTLVR, translated from the coding sequence ATGAAAAAAATTACTTTTTGTACTTTAATGTTTGCCGGGGTAGCTTTATTTGCTCAGCATGCTCAGCAGGACAACACCGTAAGTCCTGCTAAAAACGGATTAGAGCTTGTTGATTGGAAACCAAGTGGCAGGGCTAATAAAATAAATAACAATTCAATACGTTCGGGCGTATTTCATTATCAGTTAGTATGGGCTGCTGCTAAGGAGTGGTGGAACATAAATGTTGATAATGCAACGGCCTCGAATTTCGCCGTATACCGAAATGTTGTTTTTATGGATTCAACTGCTGTAACAAGCAGCAGTACCGGAAATGACAATCCATTTAATATGCGTGCAGGAGTTGTTGTTGACCCCAAATCTCCTTATTACGATTCTACTTTCACCGGTCCTTTTCTTACTGCCTCTGATGCATATCAGGTTGATACAGTTTTGATCGATGGAAACTATCAGAGACGTGTTAGTGTTGATGATACAATGATAGTGGAATTATCATGGGGTGATACTGCCAACTATACTACCTGGACACAGGTTTATAATTCAGGGAAAAACCAGTATTGGGTTTGTCCTAAACTTAACTCATCTGCATCACATGGGAATGTGTCCCACTTAACTGCCGCTGCAGGTAATCGTGTAATCGTTAAGCGTGTTATGACTGCAGCTGATACGATCACCGTTGGTAACCCTTTTGCAGGTGCAATTGTTGTAGTAATGCCAAATGGAGGCGTGAAGATCCCTGCAGGTAATCCTGTAGCGGTTACATACACTTTTGTTCCGGGAAGCTACACCATAGGTGATGTTGTGTTCCAGTATAGCAACCCGACAACTCCGGCTACAAAAAATGGTTTTGGTGGTTACCTGGCTGGCCAGAAAGATTATAACGGTACAAATGGGCTGAGTTATTATTATGATAGAGACTTGTCAGGAAATCCTGCAAAAACAAAGAACAGCAGCATGGATTACTACACAAACGGAAGGTATGGAAAATATACCGGTGGTCAGGCATTTGCAAATTCCTGCATGTATCCTGGTGCTGATTTTTGCTGGTACATAGAAACTATCATTTCTAACCAGGTGGTGGGAATTGATGAGCACAAATCAAACAATTTACGTGTTGGACAAAACATTCCTAATCCGTTCAATGATAATACATATATTGGTTATGAGCTGATTGAAAGTGCAAATGTTACACTTGAAGTGTTTGACATTACCGGTAAAAAAGTACAAGCCATTAACGAAGGCAAAAAATTTGCCGGTAACTATAACATTCAATTTAACGGAAGCAATCTTCAGGCTGGTGTATACTTCTATACATTAACTGCAGGAGAGACTCGTGTTACTAAACGCATGACACTTGTTAGATAA
- a CDS encoding T9SS type A sorting domain-containing protein: protein MILLSINTLAQYNTIETQPVQSGPMLNWKPNYDINARNVKALQSGVFHYELNWQYAKAEYEKGVNNAPVGDFTYYGNVLFMDSTAKYSNSSSTANVFNIRAGVIVDPKSPYYSPGPAFDEVPFLTPTDAYQVDSILIVGFYQRRTSVNDTLLLEICWADTLNTSVWQTVLSSISPRTWLTPFVNSSTSHGDVSHLTCPATNRIFLKKVLTAADTITVGNAYANVHVFVMPAGGLKIPANNILAVTYSFIPGTDYTAGDVVYQYSNPMSPATKNGFAGSLRGGKANSAYLYDKSTQATNPAKTKNSGVDYYHVGRYGKYTGTGAYLNSCMRPSADFAWNVSVIISNQPVGINEKQANNIRVGQNTPNPFNDNTYISYELIEGANVALEVFDITGKKIQTINEGRQFAGSHNIQFNGTNLEAGVYFYTLTAGETRVTKRMTLVK, encoded by the coding sequence ATGATTTTATTGAGTATCAACACATTGGCTCAATATAATACCATTGAAACACAACCGGTGCAATCCGGCCCAATGCTGAATTGGAAACCCAATTATGATATTAATGCGCGCAATGTTAAAGCACTCCAATCAGGGGTTTTTCATTATGAGCTTAACTGGCAATATGCAAAAGCAGAATATGAAAAGGGTGTAAATAATGCTCCTGTTGGGGATTTTACTTATTACGGGAATGTATTATTTATGGACTCAACCGCTAAATACAGTAATAGTTCTTCTACTGCAAATGTATTTAATATACGTGCGGGAGTTATTGTGGATCCTAAATCGCCTTATTATAGCCCTGGTCCTGCTTTTGATGAAGTCCCTTTCCTCACCCCCACTGATGCTTATCAGGTCGATTCAATTTTAATCGTTGGTTTTTATCAAAGAAGGACTTCTGTAAATGATACGTTATTACTTGAGATATGCTGGGCTGATACGTTAAATACAAGCGTGTGGCAAACTGTTTTGAGTTCAATATCGCCAAGAACCTGGCTAACGCCTTTTGTTAATTCTTCCACCAGTCATGGTGACGTATCGCACTTAACCTGTCCGGCAACTAACCGTATATTTCTTAAAAAGGTATTAACTGCAGCCGACACGATCACTGTTGGTAATGCTTATGCAAACGTACATGTATTTGTAATGCCTGCAGGCGGCCTTAAAATTCCGGCAAATAATATTTTGGCGGTTACCTACTCATTCATTCCGGGGACTGATTATACTGCAGGTGATGTGGTATACCAATATTCCAATCCGATGAGTCCTGCAACAAAAAATGGTTTCGCGGGATCTTTGAGAGGTGGAAAAGCCAATTCTGCCTATCTGTATGATAAAAGTACACAGGCTACCAATCCTGCTAAAACAAAAAACTCAGGAGTTGACTACTATCATGTTGGAAGATATGGAAAGTACACAGGTACAGGAGCGTATTTAAATTCATGTATGCGTCCAAGTGCTGACTTTGCATGGAATGTAAGCGTAATTATCTCAAATCAGCCTGTAGGAATTAATGAAAAGCAGGCTAACAATATCCGCGTTGGACAAAATACCCCGAACCCTTTTAATGATAACACATACATTAGCTACGAACTTATCGAAGGCGCTAATGTAGCACTCGAAGTGTTTGACATTACAGGGAAAAAAATTCAGACTATTAATGAAGGCAGACAGTTTGCCGGAAGCCATAATATTCAATTTAATGGCACTAACCTGGAGGCTGGTGTATATTTCTATACATTGACTGCAGGTGAAACCCGTGTTACCAAACGGATGACACTTGTTAAATAA
- a CDS encoding ATP-binding cassette domain-containing protein: MIQARNISKAFGNRPVLKNVSFDLEPGKCNLIIGESGSGKTVFTKCMVGLLKVDSGEVLYDNRNFTTMSFYEKKVIRKEIGMLFQGGALFDSMTVEENIIFPLSMFTDKTQEEKRERANFCLNRVNLPNAASLLPSELSGGMKKRVAIARAIAVEPRYLICDEPNSGLDPRTSIVIDELIKEITYEYNITTLVITHDMNSVLEIGDNIAFLYNGEILWKGNKEQILHAGAKELVDFVYATKFLKEFRKRVIQ, encoded by the coding sequence GTGATCCAGGCGCGCAACATATCCAAAGCTTTTGGCAACCGGCCCGTCCTGAAGAATGTTTCATTTGACCTTGAGCCGGGTAAATGCAATCTTATTATAGGGGAAAGCGGATCCGGAAAAACTGTATTTACCAAATGTATGGTCGGCTTGCTTAAAGTTGATTCCGGCGAAGTGCTGTACGATAACCGGAACTTTACGACAATGAGTTTTTACGAAAAAAAGGTCATACGTAAAGAGATCGGTATGCTTTTCCAGGGAGGCGCACTGTTTGATTCAATGACAGTGGAAGAAAACATTATTTTTCCCCTCTCCATGTTTACTGATAAAACACAGGAAGAAAAACGTGAAAGGGCGAACTTTTGTTTAAACCGCGTAAATCTTCCGAATGCCGCATCCCTTCTGCCTTCAGAGTTAAGCGGGGGTATGAAAAAAAGGGTTGCTATAGCACGCGCAATAGCTGTTGAACCAAGGTACCTGATCTGTGACGAACCCAATTCAGGCCTTGACCCACGAACTTCTATTGTTATTGATGAGTTGATCAAAGAAATAACTTATGAATATAATATTACAACGCTTGTCATCACTCACGACATGAATTCTGTACTTGAAATAGGCGACAATATTGCTTTTTTGTACAACGGAGAAATTCTATGGAAAGGCAACAAAGAACAAATATTGCATGCCGGAGCAAAAGAGTTGGTTGACTTTGTATACGCCACTAAATTCCTGAAAGAATTCAGAAAAAGAGTTATTCAATAA
- a CDS encoding ABC transporter permease produces MNLLYHFGKYYLLIKRTFHKPEKYSIYYKQLMAEINSLGIGSLGIAAIISVFMGAVITIQSSFNFTSAWIPLYAVGLATRQGIILEFAPTIISLILAGKVGSNIASEIGTMRVTEQIDALEVMGINSASYLIMPKVLAAVFINPFIILISMFLGIFGGWLFGIITGVVSSYEYVYGIQYQFKPFGVTYALIKTVVFAFIITSVSSYHGYYTKGGALEVGRASTKAVVYSSILILVFNFLLTQLLMS; encoded by the coding sequence ATGAATTTACTATATCATTTCGGGAAATATTACCTGCTGATCAAACGCACTTTTCATAAACCCGAAAAATACTCCATTTACTATAAACAACTAATGGCCGAGATCAATTCATTAGGTATCGGTTCGCTTGGAATTGCCGCAATCATTTCGGTATTTATGGGCGCGGTTATTACTATTCAATCTTCATTTAACTTCACCAGCGCCTGGATCCCCCTTTATGCAGTTGGTTTAGCCACGCGCCAGGGTATTATACTGGAGTTTGCGCCTACTATTATAAGCCTGATCTTAGCGGGTAAGGTCGGTTCAAATATCGCTTCCGAGATTGGAACAATGCGCGTAACCGAACAAATTGACGCGTTGGAAGTAATGGGGATCAACTCTGCCAGCTACCTGATAATGCCCAAAGTGCTGGCCGCTGTTTTCATAAATCCTTTTATTATTCTGATAAGTATGTTTCTGGGAATATTTGGCGGATGGCTCTTCGGGATCATTACCGGTGTGGTTTCTTCATATGAATATGTTTATGGTATACAATATCAGTTCAAGCCTTTTGGAGTTACTTATGCATTGATAAAAACGGTGGTCTTTGCTTTTATTATTACATCTGTATCTTCATATCATGGTTATTATACAAAAGGCGGTGCGCTTGAAGTAGGACGGGCAAGTACCAAGGCGGTGGTATACAGCAGTATTTTGATCCTTGTATTTAATTTCCTTCTTACACAATTATTGATGTCGTGA
- a CDS encoding ferrous iron transport protein A, with product MKQGGTYTLASMKLGERAVIDSFTDNEMSLKLLEMGCTPGETIVVDNIAPMGDPIAIFVSGYLLSLRKKEASTILVKPAMNS from the coding sequence ATGAAACAGGGAGGCACATATACGCTGGCGAGTATGAAATTGGGCGAGAGGGCTGTCATTGATTCGTTCACTGATAACGAAATGTCCTTAAAGCTATTAGAGATGGGCTGTACCCCTGGTGAAACTATCGTGGTGGATAATATTGCGCCGATGGGCGATCCTATAGCCATTTTTGTTTCAGGCTATTTATTAAGTTTGCGGAAAAAAGAGGCATCTACAATATTGGTAAAACCTGCGATGAATAGCTGA